The Mytilus edulis chromosome 4, xbMytEdul2.2, whole genome shotgun sequence nucleotide sequence atgtacaatgaatGTTTTTAGAATACAAAATAACATGGGAATGTTTGAACTTTGAGAGTTATAACAAAGATGCTAAATATGGTCTGAAGTATTTCTCATAAAACATGGATAATTTTGGAACTAATGAGTTAAGGCAGAAATTTTCATCATAATCGACTACTTGCACAAACAGATCTACAAATGTATACACAATGAAATAGCAGTATTTTCTTTTTGCAATAAATAATTGACCTTGAATTAGTGCATAATAGGTGCTTATCTCCTTTAAAGCTATTTCCCCAGATTTATTTCTGTATAGGAATGGAAAACATTTTCCTGGCAATATTTTATCATTCCTTCCATTGTATGGACATTTAACTTCTATTAGAAAATCAGCATCAACAATGCCATCAGGTGAAGCCCCTAAAAATGGGAAATCTGGTCTAACAAATAGGCCTGAGGGCCTACATTTTACACCTTTTTGTGCCTCAAATTTGCAAATAGCTTTAGATTCAAATTGTTTTCCATGTAACAAACACTTTCTAACTATTTTATGgctattaattaaagttttgcatagtttgtttttgtttcttctaCAAGTCATTCTGGTAATTTCCCCAAATCTTGATGCAGTCAATCTCCATTTCCTGTGCCTGAACCACTCATTGCATTTACTTTGCTTCCTCGTACATTTCTCTATTGCCTTGCAGTCATTCTCAGTAACCTTcaacaaaatgaattaatttGGTTTTGTTCTTGTTCTGAACCTTTATTCAGAGTAGAAACACATAGATATCAATTGATCAAGTCTAAATTTGAGAATGAAGAGGTTACAATTGTATACCCGAGTTCTGCTATTTAAtgcaattcaataaaaaaaagtttgccagagagcaaaaaaaaaaaaacccaacaaaatagCACATAGAATTCATAGTCTGTGAATACCAAATACAAATGTTAATTGTGTTAATTAAGACAAAAGATCTCATGAATATCAAAACAAATTGAttgaaaaacaaaggatatggaaAATATCAGTAAATGCACAGCCAAGCAAAGGAACAGTGCTTTTcgttgctgttcttcatctcaaagtgacaataaaaaattgtttctCATGATGTGATCAATAGTTATTACTATGCATGAATCCCGTGTCATGtgactttaattataaaatatgtgtgtaaaaatatatacatttttctttaaagatCATAATACATAATACAAGGAGAAATGATATTTAATTATTCTTGAATAAATATCTTGATGGCAAGCCTAGTCTCATTGGTTGTTCATCATcatcatatatttttgtaatccATTCTTAgtctagtagttttggggccatttatagcttgttgtttggtgtgagccaaggctccgtgttggaggccatacattgacctataatggtttacttttattaattgttatttggatggagaattgtctcattggcactcataccacatcttcctacaaaTGTACATCTATTAGACTCACCATAAGGGCATTATCTATCCAATACTCAGCAAATGGCCTTTCAAGATAGTCATGGTCATGAACTGCATTTTGAAGATCTGCTTTTGGATATATATAGCGTAAGGATATATCCATGGAAGATGTTGAGCaaaaattaattaaggaatttCTGACATGATCATTGTACCCCTTCAAATTCTGGAACTTTGCTGGTCGTGGATCATCCAGAATACTATCTAAATGTTTCCTTTTAGATGGAATATTTTGTGTCTTTACTGGTGATCCTGGAAAATACATTTGttgcttttgaataaaaaaaaaaggttcctgtatgacattattttgcaGGATATGTCGATGTATTGCAATTATACTGACGGTGTCATGTCACCTtgatcttataaaaatattttgtatcaagTTTTTTTCCAATTTGGCGAAATGGGGCAATGCAAATTTTTCATTCTTAATCATTTTCTGCCTATAATTCAAGTATGTAATCATGTTGGTTTCAATCTACTTAGCAGTTACAGAGAAAATGTTTTTGATAGTTAACCAAACTATGACAGAGAACAACTGACACCGGCACCTATTGCCGGTTGAGCGACAAAAATTAATTGTGGACAAATGACAGCAGATAACATATACTCACTATTTGAAATAGTATTTTTAGCactttaatttatcagttaatCTAAAATGCATGATTTGTTGGTTTAGTTGTTTGTTGTCCagtctgcaacttttgttgcagaaagctcgatatAGGGATAATGATGCGGTGgcagtgttagctaacttcttaaaagctttatattttagaaagtggaagatatgatgcttcatactttgtatatagatgcctcatgttacgaagttttcgtcagtcacatgttcaatgtccttgacctcattttcatggttcagtgaccacttgaaaataaagttcagatttttggtatgttaaattctctcttataatAGGATAACTACATTTGGTATGTGCGTagcttgcaaggtcctcatgcccctcagacagttttcacttgaactcgacctcatttcatggatcagtgaacaaggttaagttttggtggtcaagagtcaagtccatatctcagaaactttaagcaataggtctagtatattaggtgtatggaaggactgcaaggtgtacatgtccaactggcagatgtcatctgaccttgacatcattttcatggttcagtggtcaaatttaagtttttgagttttggtctttttatctaatactatatgccataggtccactatatttggtgtatggaaatattttatgatctatatgtcagtctcgcaggttttatttttaccttgacctcgttttcccggttcattgctcagtgttaagtttttttgttttggtctattttccctaaactataagcaataggtcaactgtatttgttcTATGGAAGCAtttttagctgtacatgtctgcctggcatggttcatctgaccttgaccttattttcatggttcatatgtgacagttgtagtaaagctttctATTTAAGAGTATCAACATAAtgtcaatgattagtaaagaaggcaagagatttcagtgtgtgcactctggTTCTAGAGTTTTGAACTACTTTACAATACCAATACCATTGTAGAAAGCTTTAGGTTTGTGAAAAGTCTGGAGGTTTTCTGTGCAGCACTTTTCCACCTGTACGTCTCCTGTTTGAATAAAGTGCATCAGCATCATCATGACAGCAGCAATATGTTTGCATGTACCATGTGGTCCTTTTCCTGCTAGGCATTCACAGTGAGAATTTAATGGTTCCCCAGTACatctatcaattttaattttatagttgTATGTTACCTACAGGTAGAAGGAATTGTATTACTTTCACAATAGTATCAACACTTAAAAGCATGCATTCATAAAATTTAAGAAAGCCTTATATgtgtttttcataaatgttttgttataaatgaggccactatacattgtatttaagatttgaattatttcacatatTTAATGTGgaattttatcattgttgaaggtcctttataaaagtcataaaattgagaatggaatatacatttttgtatatccactacatacatgtatgaagttGAACTGTGGTGGATTTAAATAATGTGTCCTACAGAAACTGTGACAACTGGTCCAATGTATGTGTGcacataaaaatattgaattaaagaACTTGCACAGAGTTACatgtaaatgacaaatgtatcgactatattatttgtttgtacgCACTAACATGTAATAGAGACTTTCagatactagtatataatttgaagaaactgaaggaattataaaaataattataatttatgcAGCAAATGTGTGAGGCCCTCATGATCATATGCAGTCAAATCCCCTTATTagtaaaataaatgatataaagtGTTAAATGTCTGAATTTCTAATTTAATTGAACCTTATGTCTCATTGCTGCACCAACAATTCCACTGAAGAAAGTGTATTGACCACTCTGATAGAAGCTGCAGGCTAAAATTCTATgtgattcaaacatttttttccctttttccaaCGCCTTTATATCCCCACTAGCCTGTCGATCTTCCGCCATCCGATATAGGAAGTATCCCTCTATTTGTTCTGTAGTAACTTTTGGTAGCATGATTTTATGTTCCGGCCGTAACTGTTGGAATCCTGTCAAAGGCCACTGTGGCTCTAATGGTTCTGGCAAGTTAACAGGAACACCACGGAAGTTTGCATTCCTGTCATAAGCTCTCAATTTtggagtaaaaataaaatatgacactACATTTGGAAAATTAAAATATAGTTTTCTCATGTTTAGTATCATTCATATTGGAAGAAAAACAACTAGCTTCTCTGTTACAATCAATAAGTCTCATTTCAtacatatcataaaatataagaatACACTTACTTTTGTTTGAACATTGACCAGAGATCAGTCATCACCATATTCATACTTATCTATTAGCCAACTGGGACAGTAAATGTgatgaaaatgaaattgaaacaaGAGAAGAAGTCCAAGATGTTATATTGAAATCAACATACTAGCACTTCCCCTAATTGTGACAAATCAAAATTAATTCCAACAACAACAGGAAGCATGCCAACTggaaactgaaaataaaataaaaaatgaaatgaactataaattgtaaaacacagGTACTAAATCCATTGCAATAAACACGACTCATTATTATGCTTCAGACACTTTAGGTTCTCCAAACTTAACTAGACTAGAACTAATGTTACATTTGTCCTTACATATTGTGTGATAGAGGATGAAGATATATTATAGTAGATGATTAAAATACTCTCATGCCGCAGAAAAATACAAATCATATTTATGTTAACATTTTTTATCTCTTcaatttaaatgacatttataaaGGTCAGGATATGAAAATGAAGCTGGTGACTGTTAATTGCTGTTACATGTAGGTACATTGTAGCTGACCACACCTCTTTCATCTtttcaatttatgactttttatgatttaaaaggATATTAAAATGAAGCTTGTGACTGTTAATACATGTAGCTTTATTGTTGTTAAGCGACTGACCACATtcaattttatcaaggaaaagtctgaggtttaatttgtttaaagtatttttatttacatttatactGTTGTGAAAACATGACAACACAAGAATTGTTTGTAGTGGTGATGTATCTGGTTCAGGTTTCAATCTTTGCCATTTATTTAGATTATTTAGATTACACATTATCACTGGTATCAGTATccctacataaaattgagaatggatacaGGGAATGTATGGTAGAGTCTGAATAATATCTATTCTGGCTAGTGAGAATTTAgtaaaatttggtaaattttatacattatacagtGGTCCCCAAAGGTTTCAAACAGAATAAATAACAGTATGATGGACCCCCTAAGGCCCTTTGATAGATGTCACATCAGGATCAAAAGTGACAAGATACCTACAAATTATATCCCCTTTTTAATCTTTTAAACACGGTATTTCATGATAAAACCCTACGTAAGGGCATAAAGTACAGATGAAATGCGGTAATTGTACTATTACAGTATCGTGTATGGGGTATTGAATTATTTAGATATAACAAGACTCGGGAGATATTGGCGAGCGATTCAATGTCAATGATCAGATCCTGACAGATGACCTTGGTGCTAATCCTATTTTATCCATAGCTTAAAACAGAACAAAACTGAAACAAATAACCTGTAAAtcaataaaaagatataaaatggATTATCAACCTCTCAATTAAGTCTGTTTTTCTGCCGGTAGTAGTGGCACCACGACGTGTAAGCTCATTTTTTAGCTTCGGTATGGGCCACAGAACGTAAAcatccgccatattggattttctGTAACTGATGGTACAGTTGCGCCACCTGTCGTTAAGGTCGGCGGGTGAAAGCCTTTATTGGCTTGCACCTACGTTTTTTCGCTAATAGGTGGCGTATTGTTCCATCAGTTATACTTTCGGAACTCCTCGTGACCTATCGAAAAAGCGCCATATTGTTGTCAACGTAAACACCGCGAGTTTTAAAGATTAAAGAAGATGCCACAGTATTGTAGTGTTCCTGGATGTAGGAATTCTGGTGGTCACAAGTTTCCTGAAGAAAGAGAATTGCAACTTAGATGGAGAGTGGCTATTAAAAGAAGAGACTCTACCACAAAAGGTCTCTGGAAGCCAGGGAAACATGACGTTGTTTGTGCCGCCCATTTCAAGGAGGCTGACTACAGAGTTTCTGGACTATTAGGTTAGATAACTTTCAATGATGAATaacattaatatttattaatatttattggaATTTTAAAGTGTAGTGATACTTCCAAGTACAAGTCATATACCTTTCACAAGTGGATGTCAATTTTAAGCGCAGATAATGGCAAATATAATATGATTATGAATATAAATCAGTTTCCACAGTGCACTTTGGCAGCACAAATtccttgtttattttttaaaatatgtatcagttatatattttatcatatttattgtaCTGAGCAACAGGTCTTTGTATTTTTTTAGCAGCTTGGGCTTGTGTGCTTGTTTGAAGAATCactacatatatattcatttttcatcatgtttataaaccaatTTCTACAAATGCAATATTGTGTCGAATGAGTTTTTTCATTAAACTTGTctttttttgggggtaaaattACAGTATTTATTTACCTTTCTATAAATTGGGCCTTTAAGGACATAGTcacatacatttttacatgtacCTAGAAGGTGACAGCTTTTCAAACCTCCCAAATATAGTTTTGTCTAGCTGATTAGACATTAAATTTTGTCTa carries:
- the LOC139521379 gene encoding uncharacterized protein, which produces MMMLMHFIQTGDVQVEKCCTENLQTFHKPKAFYNGSPVKTQNIPSKRKHLDSILDDPRPAKFQNLKGYNDHVRNSLINFCSTSSMDISLRYIYPKADLQNAVHDHDYLERPFAEYWIDNALMVTENDCKAIEKCTRKQSKCNEWFRHRKWRLTASRFGEITRMTCRRNKNKLCKTLINSHKIVRKCLLHGKQFESKAICKFEAQKGVKCRPSGLFVRPDFPFLGASPDGIVDADFLIEVKCPYNGRNDKILPGKCFPFLYRNKSGEIALKEISTYYALIQGQLFIAKRKYCYFIVYTFVDLFVQVVDYDENFCLNSLVPKLSMFYEKYFRPYLASLL